A genomic stretch from Eretmochelys imbricata isolate rEreImb1 chromosome 24, rEreImb1.hap1, whole genome shotgun sequence includes:
- the VSIG10L gene encoding LOW QUALITY PROTEIN: V-set and immunoglobulin domain-containing protein 10-like (The sequence of the model RefSeq protein was modified relative to this genomic sequence to represent the inferred CDS: deleted 1 base in 1 codon), producing the protein MALADGHLGPNGSVAVAQVYQGRLSVDPQGGALTITPVALQDTGIYTVEVFPLGGQVWRGDVQVEVYELVGKVSVTPPSLEVTEGARLAVLTCTPMRGTITWTKDGQSLDQDPRFRVSAGTLQISWPERNDTGSYDCTVSNPFSNGIGIAQIRVYYGPDPPTIHISSDRDPEPQRYVRVNSTVGLSCRAPSDPPAQIYWSLADASDPLVPAQPDLTLPRVQLSQAGPYSCLASNPHTQHRLRTTVTLTVTQIPPGSPSCSLDSVANGTALRFRCSWPGGSPAPSLSLQGLPGGGEQGVGPALERTLSSLLPALSGTRVTCLGRHLAAEGTCSMTPEAPSGVSLSFQASLDPGGTVLLDLQCQGTYRPVEITWARHGEPLGPGGRYRVSAGGARLTISNFTAPQDLGGYSVRCQNPLGSQESNLTLTGPSISGWSLARGSEPGSARLSWVVPEGSVVTGFWIQVQGPPGGPGGWGVADAADTRGRHSLQHRGGAPTPNPLFLPAAASAGRPGWGAQPHADAPISLYPGPRRHCRHRVGVDPGHDPAPCPPRAPDLVPPGAMGKAGEDAPDPTRDPPALPSPSVPERGESLTLSSPQHPPPGHLCAAPGGMATCPSSATRTICASTAPPPPGPGVRETAGAPGSHLWPVGRAPGQHAAPRGCDRPRREIRRGSQASRRAL; encoded by the exons ATGGCGCTGGCGGACGGACACCTGGGTCCCAACGGCTCGGTGGCCGTGGCCCAGGTGTACCAGGGCCGGCTCAGCGTGGACCCCCAAGGGGGGGCGCTCACCATCACCCCCGTGGCCCTCCAGGACACCGGCATCTACACGGTCGAGGTCTTCCCACTGGGGGGCCAGGTGTGGCGGGGAGACGTCCAGGTGGAGGTGTATG AGCTGGTAGGGAAGGTCTCTGTGACGCCCCCTTCCCTGGAGGTGACCGAAGGCGCCAGGTTGGCGGTTCTCACCTGCACCCCCATGCGGGGCACCATCACCTGGACCAAGGATGGGCAAagcctggaccaggacccccggTTCCGGGTCTCGGCCGGGACCCTCCAGATCAGCTGGCCCGAGCGGAACGACACCGGCAGCTACGACTGCACCGTGTCCAACCCCTTCAGCAACGGCATCGGCATCGCCCAGATCCGGGTCTATT ACGGGCCGGACCCCCCCACGATCCACATCTCGTCGGACCGTGACCCGGAGCCCCAGCGCTACGTCCGG GTGAACAGCACGGTGGGGCTCTCCTGCCGGGCCCCGTCGGACCCCCCCGCCCAGATCTACTGGAGCCTGGCCGACGCCAGCGACCCCCTGGTCCCGGCCCAGCCGGACCTGACGCTGCCCCGGGTCCAGCTCAGCCAGGCCGGGCCCTACTCCTGCCTCGCCAGCAACCCGCACACCCAGCACCGGCTCCGCACCACCGTGACCCTCACCGTCACCC agatCCCCCCCggttccccctcctgctccctggacTCCGTGGCCAATGGCACGGCCCTTCGCTTCCGCTGCTCCTGGCCGGGGGGCTCCCCGGCTCCCAGCCTCAGTCTGCAGGGGCtgccggggggtggggagcagggcgtCGGCCCCGCCCTCGAGCgaaccctgagctccctcctgccggCCCTGAGTGGTACCCGGGTCACCTGCCTGGGGAGACACCTCGCCGCCGAGGGGACCTGCAGCATGACTCCTG aagcCCCCTCTGGGGTCTCTCTCTCATTCCAGGCCTCCCTGGACCCCGGGGGCACCGTCCTGCTGGATCTGCAGTGCCAGGGCACCTACCGGCCTGTGGAGATCACCTGGGCCCGGCACGGGGAGCCGCTGGGCCCGGGTGGGCGGTACCGGGTCAGCGCCGGCGGGGCCCGACTCACCATCAGCAACTTCACGGCCCCGCAGGACCTGGGGGGCTACTCGGTGCGGTGCCAAAACCCACTGGGCTCGCAGGAGAGTAACCTCACGCTGACgg GTCCCTCCATCTCCGGCTGGAGCCTGGCGCGTGGTTCGGAGCCCGGCTCGGCCCGGCTGAGCTGGGTGGTGCCGGAGGGCTCCGTggtcactgggttttggatccaGGTCCAGGGGCCCCCCGGGGGGCCGGGCGGCTGGGGAGTGGCAGACGCTGCAGACACTAGGGGGCGCCACTCGCTCCAGCACCGTGGTGGGGCTCCAACCCCAAACCCCCTATTCCTTCCggctgctgcctctgctgggaGACCAGGCTGGGGAGCCCAGCCACACGCAGACGCTCCCATCAG cctctacCCTGGGCCCCGGCGCCATTGCAGGCATCGTGTTGGGGTCGATCCTGGGCATGATCCTGCTCCTTGCCCTCCTCGTGCTCCTGATCTGGTTCCTCCGGGCGCGATGGG GAAAGCAGGAGAAGATGCCCCTGACCCCACCCGGGACCCACCAGCATTACCTTCCCCGTCAG TTCCCGAACGGGGAGAGAGTCTGACCCTGTCGagcccccagcacccccctccGGGGCATCTTTGCGCTGCTCCTGGGGGGATGGCAACCTGTCCTTCATCAGCTACGAGGACCATCTGCGCATccacggcccccccgcctccggg CCCGGGTGTCCGGGAGACGGCCGGGGCCCCGGGCTCCCATCTCTGGCCAGTGGGCAGGGCCCCAGGACAGCACGCAGCGCCACGCGGGTGTGACAGGCCCAGGAGGGAGATCCGGCGTGGGAGCCAGGCGTCCAGGAGAGCCTTATAG
- the IGLON5 gene encoding igLON family member 5 — protein MCGCYPVAPPQRWLHLSPGQAAPLRYLIHSLFLPSGLLVQSLEYNQPADNYTVCQGDNATLSCYIDEQVTRVAWLNRSNILFAGNDKWSIDPRVRLLTNSPAEFSILVAQVDVWDEGLYTCSFQTQARPHTAQVYLIVHVPARITNISSAVTVNEGSDVNLLCVATGKPEPTVTWRQLRDGFTSEGEYLEITEINRQQAGEYECVTANGVSVADSKRVLITVNYPPTIKDVKDAYPTMGKPALLRCEAMAVPPAEFEWFKDDKQLFGGLEGLQIQNERTRSMLLIDNVTARHYGNYSCLASNKLGVSNASLRLIRPGSLENIAVTGMESPLFLGLLSSAFVTLLFKI, from the exons ATGTGCGGCTGTTACCCagttgccccaccccagaggtggctccATCTCAGCCCTGGGCAAGCCGCCCCCCTGCGTTATCTTATCCATTCTCTCTTTCTGCCCTCAGGGCTGCTGGTGCAGAGCCTGGAGTATAACCAGCCGGCCGACAACTACACTGTGTGTCAAGGGGACAACGCCACGCTAAG CTGTTACATCGACGAGCAGGTGACCCGGGTGGCCTGGCTCAACCGCTCCAACATCCTGTTTGCGGGGAACGACAAGTGGTCCATCGACCCGCGGGTCCGGCTCCTCACCAACAGCCCGGCCGAGTTCAGCATCCTCGTGGCCCAGGTGGACGTGTGGGACGAGGGGCTGTACACCTGCTCCTTCCAGACCCAGGCCAGGCCCCACACGGCCCAGGTCTACCTCATCGTGCACG TGCCAGCTCGGATCACGAACATCTCCTCGGCCGTGACGGTGAACGAAGGGAGCGACGTGAATTTGCTGTGCGTGGCCACGGGCAAACCGGAGCCCACTGTGACCTGGAGACAGCTGAGAG acgGCTTCACCAGTGAAGGGGAATATCTGGAAATCACCGAGATCAACAGACAGCAGGCCGGGGAGTATGAGTGTGTCACGGCCAACGGAGTCTCTGTGGCCGACAGCAAGAGGGTCCTGATCACAGTCAACT ATCCTCCCACCATCAAGGACGTGAAGGACGCCTATCCCACCATGGGGAAGCCGGCACTGCTGAGATGTGAGGCCATGGCCGTGCCACCTGCCGAATTTGAGTGGTTCAAGGATGACAAGCA ACTCTTTGGGGGCCTCGAGGGGCTGCAGATCCAGAACGAGCGCACACGCTCCATGCTGCTCATCGACAACGTCACCGCTCGGCATTATGGGAACTACAGCTGCCTGGCCTCCAACAAGCTGGGAGTCTCCAACGCAAGCCTGCGGCTGATAC GACCCGGTTCTCTGGAAAACATAGCAGTGACCGGGATGGAGTCCCCCTTGTTCCTGGGCTTGCTGTCGTCTGCCTTTGTGACTCTTTTGTTTAAGATCTAG